The sequence CTGTAATTGCCTTTGCCGGAGTTGTATTTATAGGTGTAAGTACGTAAGGCTTATCGCTAAATAAATTTGAACGTGCAGCTTCTATACCAGAATCATTACTACCTGCCATTGGGTGCCCGCCAACGAAATTTTCCCAAACCGGCGAAATCCCTTTCACAATCGGGGTTTTCACCGAACCAACATCAGTTATTACACAAGAACTTGGTAAATAAGCAATCAATTGCTCAAGTGTGGGAATAATAAATCCCAGAGGAGTACAAATAAATACGACTTCTGCCTCCGATAACAAGCTCATATTTACTGATGCTTGGGAAACAACCCCCAAAGATATTGCTCTTTGAATAGTTGAATCGCGGCGACTAACTCCCAAAACATGATGTCCTTGCTTCTTTAAGTCTAAACCTAAAGAACCACCTATTAATCCAAGACCAACTATGCCAATTATCATACTTAATTTCTATAAGAGGGTGGGAGGGGGAAGAGTGGGAAGAGGGGGTAGAGGGAGAAGAATAAATAATTATTATCAATTATCAATTACCAATACTCAATTACCAATGCCCAATGCCCAATGCCCAATTATCAATTAGATATTACTTAATTTCTAGATAATTTACCAATTATAAAAATCAGAGGTAGCATCAATGAATGTAGATAAATTTTTAGAAAAATACGCTCTTGGATTTACGGATTTTAGCGGGGTTGAACTTCCCGAAGCTAATTTATGCGGGGTAAAGCTTAGCGGTATAGATTTGAGCCATGCCAATTTAAGCATAGTAAACCTGAGTGGTGCTAATCTTACTAAAGCTAATTTAAGCTACGCTCAACTTAATGTTGCAAGGCTTAGCGGCGCTTACCTTGAAGGTGCAAATCTCACTAAAGCTAGTTTGAATGTAGCGAATTTGATTCGAGCTAATTTAAATAATGCTCAATTAGTTCAAGCTTCTTTGATACGAGGTGAATTAATTCGC comes from Rivularia sp. PCC 7116 and encodes:
- a CDS encoding prephenate/arogenate dehydrogenase gives rise to the protein MIIGIVGLGLIGGSLGLDLKKQGHHVLGVSRRDSTIQRAISLGVVSQASVNMSLLSEAEVVFICTPLGFIIPTLEQLIAYLPSSCVITDVGSVKTPIVKGISPVWENFVGGHPMAGSNDSGIEAARSNLFSDKPYVLTPINTTPAKAITVIENLISQLGVNIHYCSPEEHDKAVSLISHLPVMASASLIAACDKETDSQVHQLAQKFASSGFRDTSRVGGGNPELGVMMAKYNREALLMSLQNYRSNLDELVQLIEREDWTTLEQILHSTQQARSKYIKE